Proteins from one Panicum virgatum strain AP13 chromosome 7K, P.virgatum_v5, whole genome shotgun sequence genomic window:
- the LOC120640728 gene encoding lipoxygenase 2.1, chloroplastic-like: MLTATQPLAAPSHNGRPSSSLTGRVSSGSGRWVAPPVPRRSSTRRTVSKVSCRVSPGDGNGGVLTIDAPRRELRERETEVEMKAVVKVHLKDKTVFESPFLFSRFLGKLVHRHWLFIEFVSTEVDPGKEGEGIKTGQVEAKYVSSEDDFCIFEATCRVPSSFTVGAVLIDNDHEHEMFIKDVEVLRDGDKSTAVYLDCESWVIDNEKNGNDDRRVFFPLKSYLPSETPKGLQRLRKSELEAIRGNGRGERVKSDRIYDYDVYNDLGDPSNPRPVLGGSAEFPYPRRCRTGRPKNNRDSTETRVKEASDIYVPRDEAFSESKEQAFKTKATLGVLHAFLELMKTKDKRDLSFPSLAAIDALFEEGFTNAPPPKEGGTVRGYTFSVLKEELGHLFKGEFGAMKHTLDKILDFETPEIRQKDKLAWFRDEEFARETLAGMNPMNIQLVTKLPIESQLDESTYGPRESLLTKELIEDLINGVMTADEAVEKKKLFMLDYHDALLPYVHKVREQEDTTLYGSRTLFFLTKDGTLKPIAIELTRPKYKTGKLPWRDVFTPGGSVTDSWMWQLAKTHVLAHDTGYHQLINHWLRTHCCVEPYIIAAHRQLSEMHPIFRLLHPHFRYTMEINALARGRLINAGGTIETTFSPKKYSMELSSVVYKDFWRFDMEALPNDLIRRGMAVQGKDGKLELTIEDYPYANDGLLIWHAIEEWVSDYVKHYYTTTADIINDEELQGWWTEVRTKGHEDKKDEPWWPEVNSHRSLVQVLTTIIWITSGHHAAVNFGQYPFAGYFPNRPTIARQNIPRETGCQGMSDFVTNPEKVLLDTLPSQFQSLMVLVVLDLLSSHSPEEEYMGTHEEPAWAAEEGIRKAFDTFRGTLRDIWDQIDDWNQDSQRKNRYGPGVVPYTLLRPCDGDPFDEKSIMEMGIPNSISI, translated from the exons ATGCTGACAGCAACGCAACCTCTAGCTGCTCCAAGCCACAATGggcgcccttcttcttccctcaCCGGTAGAGTCTCGTCAGGCTCAGGCCGGTGGGTGGCGCCGCCGGTGCCCAGGCGCAGCAGCACTCGACGCACCGTCTCCAAGGTAAGCTGCAGAGTCAGCCCCGGCGATGGGAATGGCGGTGTACTCACGATCGATGCCCCCCGCCGCGAGCTGCGCGAGCGCGAGACCGAAGTTGAGATGAAGGCCGTAGTGAAGGTGCACCTGAAAGATAAAACTGTATTTGAAAGTCCTTTCCTCTTTTCCCGTTTCTTGGGAAAACTGGTGCATAGACACTGGCTTTTCATCGAGTTCGTCAGCACAGAGGTTGATCCAG GAAAGGAGGGCGAGGGGATTAAAACAGGCCAAGTGGAAGCCAAGTACGTTTCCAGTGAAGACGATTTCTGCATATTCGAGGCCACCTGCCGAGTGCCGTCCTCGTTCACTGTCGGCGCCGTGCTCATCGACAACGACCACGAGCACGAGATGTTCATCAAGGACGTCGAGGTCTTACGCGATGGCGACAAGTCGACCGCCGTCTACCTCGACTGCGAGTCCTGGGTCATTGATAACGAGAAAAATGGCAACGACGACAGGCGCGTCTTCTTCCCTCTCAAG TCTTACCTGCCGTCGGAGACGCCCAAGGGACTGCAGAGGCTGCGCAAGAGCGAGCTCGAGGCCATCCGCGGGAatggccgcggcgagcgcgtcaAATCCGACCGCATCTACGACTACGACGTGTACAACGACCTCGGCGACCCATCGAACCCGCGGCCGGTGCTCGGTGGAAGTGCAGAGTTCCCTTACCCGCGACGCTGCCGCACTGGCCGCCCCAAGAACAACAGAG ATTCCACGGAGACACGGGTAAAAGAGGCGAGTGACATTTACGTGCCCCGGGACGAAGCCTTCTCCGAGAGCAAGGAGCAGGCGTTCAAGACCAAAGCGACATTGGGAGTGCTGCACGCGTTCCTGGAGCTCATGAAGACCAAGGACAAAAGGGATTTGAGCTTCCCCTCCCTGGCGGCCATCGACGCGCTTTTCGAGGAGGGTTTCAcgaacgcgccgccgccaaagGAAGGGGGCACTGTGAGGGGCTACACCTTCTCCGTGCTTAAAGAGGAGCTGGGCCACTTGTTCAAGGGCGAATTCGGGGCGATGAAGCATACCTTAGACAAGATCTTGGACTTCGAAACTCCAGAAATTCGTCAGA AGGACAAGCTTGCCTGGTTCAGGGACGAGGAGTTTGCACGGGAAACCCTTGCAGGGATGAACCCAATGAACATCCAACTAGTCACG AAGCTACCCATTGAAAGTCAGCTCGACGAGAGCACATATGGCCCACGGGAATCTCTTCTCACCAAAGAGCTGATAGAAGACCTGATAAATGGGGTCATGACAGCTGACGAG GCCGTTGAGAAGAAGAAGCTGTTCATGCTGGACTACCACGACGCGCTGCTGCCTTACGTGCACAAGGTGCGCGAGCAGGAGGACACGACGCTGTACGGCTCCCGCACGCTCTTCTTCCTCACCAAGGACGGCACGCTCAAgcccatcgccatcgagctGACGAGGCCCAAGTACAAGACTGGTAAGCTGCCATGGCGCGACGTCTTCACGCCGGGCGGAAGCGTCACGGATTCCTGGATGTGGCAGCTCGCCAAGACCCATGTCCTGGCTCACGACACGGGCTACCACCAGCTCATTAACCACTG GCTCAGGACGCACTGCTGCGTTGAGCCCTACATCATCGCGGCGCACCGGCAGCTAAGCGAGATGCACCCAATCTTCCGGCTGCTGCATCCTCACTTCCGGTACACCATGGAGATCAACGCCCTTGCTCGAGGGAGGCTCATCAACGCGGGCGGAACCATCGAGACCACCTTCTCGCCCAAGAAGTACAGCATGGAGCTCAGCTCAGTGGTTTACAAAGACTTTTGGCGGTTCGACATGGAGGCCCTGCCCAACGATCTCATTCGGAGGGGCATGGCGGTCCAAGGCAAGGACGGCAAGCTGGAGCTTACGATCGAGGACTACCCGTACGCCAACGACGGCCTGCTGATCTGGCACGCCATCGAGGAGTGGGTGTCAGATTACGTGAAGCACTACTACACGACGACGGCAGACATCATCAACGACGAGGAGCTTCAGGGCTGGTGGACGGAGGTCCGCACGAAAGGCCACGAGGATAAGAAGGACGAGCCGTGGTGGCCGGAGGTAaacagccacaggagcctcgtcCAGGTCCTGACAACCATCATCTGGATCACCTCTGGCCACCACGCGGCGGTGAACTTCGGCCAGTACCCCTTCGCCGGGTACTTCCCGAACCGCCCGACCATCGCCCGGCAGAACATACCTCGGGAAACGGGCTGCCAGGGCATGAGCGACTTCGTGACGAACCcggagaaggtgctgctggacACGCTCCCGTCCCAGTTCCAGAGCTTGATGGTCCTGGTTGTGCTGGACCTCCTGTCGTCTCactcgccggaggaggagtACATGGGAACGCACGAAGAGCCGGCTTGGGCTGCAGAGGAGGGAATCAGGAAGGCGTTTGACACGTTTCGAGGGACGTTGAGGGATATCTGGGATCAGATCGATGACTGGAACCAGGACTCACAAAGGAAGAACCGGTACGGACCCGGGGTGGTGCCGTATACGCTGCTCAGGCCGTGCGACGGCGATCCCTTCGACGAGAAGTCCATCATGGAGATGGGTATCCCGAATAGCATCTCCATTTGA
- the LOC120640727 gene encoding translation initiation factor IF-2-like, protein MSGISLAVAPRSDPNHASERQPTAMLGGVMGSLRVIELQLVAFILVFWASGLVPLVDLTFPVATTLYLLAISRLAFPPLHPNNSKQLGAASQHSQQIFRGSSASPPNTPSKSKNGIQQIFHLPIFSIWIGIPCPSRCIFASVHPFSISSGPTLSPLPMHRAGPAMLAAGPAVPRHARRRPRRALCRTKLAPRPRAAAPCRAASSSPMSPRAPTLVAAVESAVTAAESAAAATESVVAAADSRPRSSSLARTSGGVELPWQAGSSSPWPAGSSSPPWPAGRAPLPGRRVKLHSPWPTGSSSPWPAGSSSDPPRRRGRAPHRQRCRAPHGRLGRGPLPWPATYHGVDEHPYSR, encoded by the coding sequence ATGTCGGGGATCTCGCTGGCGGTGGCGCCGCGGTCGGACCCGAACCATGCGTCGGAGCGGCAGCCGACGGCGATGCTGGGCGGCGTGATGGGCTCGCTCCGCGTGATCGAGCTGCAGCTGGTGGCCTTCATCCTGGTGTTCTGGGCCTCGGGCCTCGTCCCGCTCGTCGACCTCACCTTCCCCGTAGCCACCACGCTCTACCTCCTCGCCATCTCCCGCCTCGCCTTCCCGCCGCTGCACCCCAACAACTCCAAGCAGCTCGGCGCCGCCTCCCAGCACTCCCAGCAGATCTTCCGCGGCAGTTCAGCGTCGCCTCCCAACACACCCAGCAAGAGTAAAAATGGGATCCAACAGATTTTTCATTTGCCTATCTTCTCTATCTGGATAGGCATCCCATGCCCCTCGAGATGCATTTTTGCCTCAGTACATCCCTTCTCTATCTCATCTGGGCCCACCCTCTCTCCGCTCCCGATGCACCGCGCCGGCCCCgccatgctcgccgccggccccgccgtgccccgccatgcccgccgccggccccgccgtgcCCTCTGCCGGACCAAGCTCGCACCccgaccgcgcgccgccgcgccatgccgCGCTGCGAGCTCCTCTCCGATGTCTCCCCGAGCTCCAACGTTGGTGGCGGCGGTCGAATCGGCGGTGACGGCGGCtgaatcggcggcggcggcgaccgaatCGGTGGTGGCAGCGGCCGATTCGAGGCCGCGCAGCTCCTCCCTGGCACGGACCTCCGGCGGGGTTGAGCTCCCATGGCAGGCGGGGTCGAGCTCCCCCTGGCCGGCGGGGTCGAGCTCTCCTCCCTGGCCTGCGGGTCGAGCTCCGCTCCCTGGTCGGCGGGTCAAGCTCCACTCCCCCTGGCCGACGGGGTCGAGCTCCCCCTGGCCGGCGGGGTCGAGCTCCGAtccccctcgccggcggggTCGAGCTCCCCATCGCCAGCGGTGTCGAGCTCCCCATGGCCGGCTGGGTCGAGGTCCGCTCCCATGGCCGGCCACGTACCACGGCGTCGACGAGCACCCCTATTCCCGGTGA